The nucleotide window GGGAAGAGACGGGAATCGCGTCCATGAAGGCCTCCTGCAGAAGGTTTGAGTCCTACATGATCGCCATGCCTGATTGAAGGGCCCGGTTGAAGCGCGCTCGACAGCAAAAAGGCGCTCAGGCAGCGCCCCGCGTCTGCGTCTGCGTCTGCGCTTGGCCGCTCGCCTGCAGGCAGTTGCGCAGGAACTGGCGGGTGCTCGCCTCCCAGCTGTAGGACAGGGCCAGTTCGCGGCAGCGCTGGCGCGGAATGGCCAGTGCCGCAACGGCCGCCTTGCCGAGATCCTCGTCCAGCACGCCGGCACCCGTGCCCTGAAGAATGTCGAGCGGTCCCATCACCGGATAGGCGGCAACCGGAACGCCCGCCGCCAGCGCCTCCAGCAGCACATTGCCGAACGTGTCGGTGCGGCTCGGGAAGACCACCACATCGGCGGAGGAATAATGCCGGGCGAGATCCTCGCCGGTCTTCGATCCGGTGAACAGGACCTGCGGGTAGCGCGCGCGCAGCTCCGCCAGCTGCGGTCCGTCGCCGACCACCACCTTGGTCCCCGGCAGCTCGAGATCGAGGAAGGCGGCAATGTTCTTTTCCACCGACACCCGGCCGACATACATGAAGACGGGCCCGACCAGCGTTTCCGGCAGCACGCTGCCCTCGCGCGGGCAGAACAGCTCGTGATCGACGCCGCGCGACCAGCGCATCAGGTTGGCGAAGCCGCGCGCGGCGAGATCCTGCTCCAGCGTCGAGGTCGCCACCATGCAGCCCTGGCCGGCATTGTGGAAGCGGCGCAGCCAGGCATAGGACCAGGAGACCGGCACCGGCATGCGCGCCGACAGATATTCCGGAAAGCGCGTGTGGTAGCTCGTCGTGTAGGCGAGATCGAGCATCCGGGCGACGCGCGCGGCCATCAGGCCCAGCGGCCCTTCGGTGGCGATGTGCAGATGATCGTACCCGCCGGCGACGATCCGCCGGCGCAAGGCGTACGGCGTCGTCAGGGACAGGCGGATTTCGGAATAGGTCGGGCAGGGAACGGTGAAGAAGTCGGCCGGCGAGAGCACCTCGACCGGCACGCCCATGCGGCGCAGCTCGTCCACGGTGCGCTCGATGGAGCGCACGACACCGTTGATCTGGGGATGCCAGGCATCGGTGACGATGAGCAGCGACTTCATGCGGCGGCCTGCGCCCGGCGCGGCTCGCCGGTTTCCAGCACCCGCACACGCTCTGCCCGGTCCGCCCAGCGGATGATCTCGAACGTGCCGTCATGGTGCTCGGCAACGGCGGTGCAGCTCTCCACCCAGTCGCCGGTGTTGATGTAGTGGGTGCCGAACTCGGTGTGGTCGGCGGCGTGGTGGATATGGCCGCAGATCACCCCGTCGACGCCCTGGCGCTCGGCTTCGCCCGCCAGCGTCTCCTCGAACTTGCCGATGAAGTTCACCGCGTTCTTGACCTTGAGCTTGGCCCAGGCGGAGAGCGACCAGTAGGTCAGGCCGAGACGGCGGCGCAGGATGTTGAGCCCGGTGTTGAGGTTGAGCGCGGTGACATAGGCCCAGTCGCCGAGAAAGGCGAGCCACCTGGCATGGCGCACCACCACGTCGAAGCGGTCGCCGTGGATGACCAGATAGCGGCGCCCGTCGGCGGTCTCGTGGATGATTTCCTCCACGACTTCGATGCCGCCGAAATGGGTGCCGAGGAAATCGCGCAGGAACTCGTCGTGGTTGCCGGGCGTATAGACGATGCGGGCGCCCTTGCGCCCCTTGCGCATCAGCTTCTGCACCACGTCGTTATGGGCCTGCGGCCAGTACCACATGCGGCGCAACCGCCACCCGTCGACGATATCGCCGACCAGGTAGATGGTTTCGGCATCGTGATACTTGAGAAAGTCGAGCAGCATGTCCGCCTGGCAGCCACGCGTACCAAGATGAATATCGGACAGGAAGATCGCCCTGAAATGTCTCTGGGTCGGCTCGGAGGACATGACACGCTCCTGACAAGTCTTTGAGCGTCTAAATGCGCGATTCCGGTCTCAGAAATATGACAAGCGGCCGGAACGACGCGAGAGGCGGAAAGAAAACGCCGCCGTACGTCTGCGGCTGGACGGAGCGCGGGCGGCTCCGCTATCACTTCGGCAACGACGTCCGCCGGCCCCTGCCCCGGACGAAGCAGATCGGGAGATACGACATGGATCTTGGACTTTCCGGCCGAAAGGCCATCGTCTGCGCCTCCAGCCGCGGCCTTGGCCGGGGATGCGCCGAAGCGCTGGCGCAAGCCGGCTGCGACCTGGTGATCAACGGGCTGGACCGGCTGCGCCTGGAGACGGCCGCAAGCGAAATCCGCTCCCGCTACGGCGTCGACGTCGCCTCGGTCGTCGCCGACGTCTCGACGCGCGAGGGGCAGGACGCCCTGCTCGCCGCCTGCCCCGAGCCCGACATCCTGGTCAACAACAATGGCGGCCCGCCGCGCCGCGACTATCGCGAGCTCGACCGCGAGGCGATGATCGGCGGGGTGATCCAGAACATGATCTCGCCGATCGAGATGATCCAGCGGGTGGCCGACGGCATGGCCGAGCGCGGGTTCGGGCGCATCATCAACATCACCTCGATCACCGTGCGCATGCCGCTGGAGGGGCTCGACCTGTCGAGCGGCGCGCGCGCCGGCCTCACCGCGTTCCTGGCCGGCGTCTGCCGCACCTATGCGGGGCGCAACGTCACCATCAACAACCTGCTGCCCGGCAAGATGGACACCGACCGCCTGCGCGGCGGGCTGGAGCGCACCGCCGGCATGACCGGGCAGAGCGTCGATGCGGTCGGCAAGGCGCAGCAGGCGGAAATCCCGGCCGGCCGCTTCGGCACGGCGGAGGAGTTCGGCAGGATCTGCGCCTTCTACTGCTCGACCTCGGCGGGCTATGTGACGGGGCAGAACATCCTCGTCGACGGCGGGCTCTATCCGGCAGCGTTCTGAACGCGGCCACCTGTCCGAACACGCAAAAGCCGGCGGGGAGCCCTCCCCGCCGGCTTTCGTCGTTCGAGTGCGGGCGGCTCAGTAGCCGCGCGCCACGTCGTATTCCGGACGCTCGGCAGGACCGCCCCAGCGATAGCGCATCGATGCCGAGATGATGTTCACGTGCGCCTGCGCCTTGCCGACATAGCTGCCGACATTCGGATTGTAGTCCTGATGGCCGGGGCCGATGTTGATGTCGGCATCGCCCGCGTGGATGTAGGTGTAGCCGAGGTCGAACGACAGGTCGTCGTTGAACTTGTAGCTGGCGCCGGCCGACAGCCACAGGCGGTCGGTGTCCGGCAGGCGGGTCGAGCGGATCTCGTCGGTGATCGGCGAGATCTCGTAGCCGATGCCGGCGCGCATCGTCAGGTCTTCGGTCACGTCGTACTCGCCGCCGATGGCGAAGAACCAGCTGTCGCGATAGTTGAAATGCAGGGTCTGGACCGTCGCTCCGGTCGCCTGCGAGGTCACGCGCGGCGACTTGAGGCGGCTCCAGTTGGCCCATTCCACGGTGCCGAAGACGCGGAACGCATCCGTCACCCGCTGCTTGGCCGAGAAGTTGATCGTCTCCGGCGTGATCAGCGAGGCGTCGATGTCGGTGAAGCCGGCCGGCGTCTGGATGTCGCCGTCGAGGGTCTGGCTGACGCCCGAGCGGAAACCAAGGCCCAGCTCCGTGCCCTCGAACGGCTTGAACGTCACGCCGGCGGTCACGCCGAAGCCGATGTCGTCGCCCTGAAGAATCGCGGAGGGATAGCCCGGCACGTTGGGCAGGGCGGACTTGAGCGTCACCTTGAAATACTGGACCTGCACGCCGAAGGCGAAGGACAGCATGTCGTTGAGCTTGTAGCCGATGGTCGGCGTCACGTTCACCGACATCACCTTGGACGTCCTGGAATAGAACTGCCCCGCCCAGTTCTGATGCGGCTTGGTGGCAAGACCGTAGGGCGCGTTGATGGCAAGGCCCAGGAAGATCTGGTCGGTGAGCTTGTAGGCCGTGTAGGAGGCCGGAACATAGCCTTCGCTGCCGATGTCGCCGGAGGGCGCGGTGCTCGGCGTCAGGCCGAGTACGCCCGCGCCGATGGCCGAGGGCGTGAAGGCGCCGGTGATCTCGGCGGTGGGAGCGACCAGCGTGTGGTGGCTCTCGAAGGTGAACCCCTCCCCGGCGCCGGTGATCGTCGCCGGATTCCAGAACATCGACGAGATCGAGGGCCCGGTCGTGCCGTTGCCGGCGAACGACATGCCCTGATAGTAGGCGCTCTGCTCGCGCAGGGCGAAGCCGCCGGCAAGGGCGGCGGACGAAGCAACCACCACCGAGATTGCGGTAAACGACAGTAGAAGGCTCTTGCTCTTGGGTGCCATGTCTCGACCATTCCTCCCCGGACTGCAGGACGAAGCAAAGCCCCGGTGCCCGTCCTGTTGCAAAGAGGATGAAAAAGTCGCGGCAGCTAAGCAATCGCCATGAGCGAGCGGAATTTACCGTGTTTCCCTTGCTCGAAGCCGGGTTTTGCAGGTTCCGCTAAGGCACCATTCCGCAAGGGAAGCGGTTCTGCGCGCTCAAAACCCGCTGCTGCGTGACAGTTTCGCGACAGCTGCGCACAGCCGGTGCGCATTTGCATATTTTTTGAGCAATTCGCTACCGCCAGGCAACACCCTTCCCTTTTCGGAAGGGTGTTGCCCAACTGCAACGAAAGTGGCGGCGGAGAAACGGGGGGATGTCACTCCGCCGCCTGAGGCAGAGCCGGCGCGGGGGCCGTTGCACGCTCTGCCACATCGGTGTTGGCCGCCTCGGTATCGGCCTTCCCTGTGTTGGCTGCCTCGCGCCGTGCCTGCCTTGCGGCCATCACCTCGGCCTCGGTCTTGTCGAGGCGGTTGCGGAACCACAGGGCGTAGAGCGCCGGCAGGAAGACGAGGGTCAGCACGGTCGCAACCGTCAGGCCGCCGATCATCGCGATCGCCATCGGACCCCAGAAGATGTTCATCGTCAGGGGAATGAAGGCGAGAACCGCGGCCAGCGCCGTCAGGATCACCGGCCGCGCGCGGCGGACGGTGGATTCGACGATGGCGCGCCGCATGGTGGCGCCGGCATGCAGGTCGTGGTCGATCTGGTCGGCCAGGATCAGCGTGTTGCGCATCACCATGCCGCCGAGCGCGATGACGCCGAGAATGGCGACGAAACCGAAGGCCGCATCGGCAATCAGCAGGGCGGCCACCGCCCCGATCAACCCGAGCGGGAAGGTCAGGAACACCAGCGCCATCTTCGAGAAGGACTGCATCTGCAGCATGATCAGCACGGCCATGGCGAGGAACATCAAGGGGAACACTGCGGCAAGCGCCACGTTGGCCTTGGCCGATTCCTCCGCCGCGCCGCCCGTGTCGATCCGGTAGCCCGCCGGCAGGGTCGCCTCGATCTCGCGCATCTTCGGCAGCAGCGAGGCGGTCACGTCCGGCGCCTGCAGGCCCGGCGCCACATCCGCCCGCACGGTCAGCACCGTCTCGCGATTGCGCCGCCACAGGATCGGGTCCTCGGCCGTGTAGACGATCCGCGCCACCTGCGAGACCGGAATGGCCCGCCCGTCGCGCACCTGCAGCACCATGTCGCCGATATCGCCGAGCGCGGCGCGCTCCGTCTCGTCGGCCCGCAC belongs to Stappia indica and includes:
- a CDS encoding glycosyltransferase family 4 protein; translation: MKSLLIVTDAWHPQINGVVRSIERTVDELRRMGVPVEVLSPADFFTVPCPTYSEIRLSLTTPYALRRRIVAGGYDHLHIATEGPLGLMAARVARMLDLAYTTSYHTRFPEYLSARMPVPVSWSYAWLRRFHNAGQGCMVATSTLEQDLAARGFANLMRWSRGVDHELFCPREGSVLPETLVGPVFMYVGRVSVEKNIAAFLDLELPGTKVVVGDGPQLAELRARYPQVLFTGSKTGEDLARHYSSADVVVFPSRTDTFGNVLLEALAAGVPVAAYPVMGPLDILQGTGAGVLDEDLGKAAVAALAIPRQRCRELALSYSWEASTRQFLRNCLQASGQAQTQTQTRGAA
- a CDS encoding UDP-2,3-diacylglucosamine diphosphatase: MSSEPTQRHFRAIFLSDIHLGTRGCQADMLLDFLKYHDAETIYLVGDIVDGWRLRRMWYWPQAHNDVVQKLMRKGRKGARIVYTPGNHDEFLRDFLGTHFGGIEVVEEIIHETADGRRYLVIHGDRFDVVVRHARWLAFLGDWAYVTALNLNTGLNILRRRLGLTYWSLSAWAKLKVKNAVNFIGKFEETLAGEAERQGVDGVICGHIHHAADHTEFGTHYINTGDWVESCTAVAEHHDGTFEIIRWADRAERVRVLETGEPRRAQAAA
- a CDS encoding SDR family oxidoreductase, which codes for MDLGLSGRKAIVCASSRGLGRGCAEALAQAGCDLVINGLDRLRLETAASEIRSRYGVDVASVVADVSTREGQDALLAACPEPDILVNNNGGPPRRDYRELDREAMIGGVIQNMISPIEMIQRVADGMAERGFGRIINITSITVRMPLEGLDLSSGARAGLTAFLAGVCRTYAGRNVTINNLLPGKMDTDRLRGGLERTAGMTGQSVDAVGKAQQAEIPAGRFGTAEEFGRICAFYCSTSAGYVTGQNILVDGGLYPAAF
- a CDS encoding OmpP1/FadL family transporter, with product MAPKSKSLLLSFTAISVVVASSAALAGGFALREQSAYYQGMSFAGNGTTGPSISSMFWNPATITGAGEGFTFESHHTLVAPTAEITGAFTPSAIGAGVLGLTPSTAPSGDIGSEGYVPASYTAYKLTDQIFLGLAINAPYGLATKPHQNWAGQFYSRTSKVMSVNVTPTIGYKLNDMLSFAFGVQVQYFKVTLKSALPNVPGYPSAILQGDDIGFGVTAGVTFKPFEGTELGLGFRSGVSQTLDGDIQTPAGFTDIDASLITPETINFSAKQRVTDAFRVFGTVEWANWSRLKSPRVTSQATGATVQTLHFNYRDSWFFAIGGEYDVTEDLTMRAGIGYEISPITDEIRSTRLPDTDRLWLSAGASYKFNDDLSFDLGYTYIHAGDADINIGPGHQDYNPNVGSYVGKAQAHVNIISASMRYRWGGPAERPEYDVARGY